One window from the genome of Magnolia sinica isolate HGM2019 chromosome 4, MsV1, whole genome shotgun sequence encodes:
- the LOC131243595 gene encoding uncharacterized protein LOC131243595, whose product MAPTLSLKLLVNKNTGEVLFGEAKKDFVDFLFSLLAFPIGSVAKLLAKEYTVGCTESLYDSLENLDDEYMQPKFDKNTLLKPKIYNPISGPDPLLLLQGGASTASKYYTCGYSYSHRFVTDVEGVGCPSCNTRMTAEVVYVGPRVVASGSDGGGGCVKGVVTYMVMDDLAVKPMSTISGIALLAKFQVKDVSALEEKVVEVGFDEGLALLRASLESKTALNDIFGVKSEKVHVV is encoded by the exons ATGGCACCCACGCTAAGCTTAAAGCTTCTGGTAAACAAGAACACAGGCGAGGTGTTATTCGGAGAAGCCAAGAAAGATTTCGTAGATTTTCTCTTCAGCCTCTTAGCATTTCCAATTGGGTCCGTTGCAAAGCTCCTCGCAAAGGAATACACGGTGGGATGCACTGAAAGTCTCTACGACAGCCTTGAAAATCTCGACGATGAATACATGCAACCTAAATTTGACAAAAATACCCTCCTCAAACCCAAGATTTACAATCCGATTAGCGGTCCGGATCCTCTCCTTTTGTTGCAAGGTGGCGCTTCCACCGCATCTAAGTACTACACATGCGGCTATAGCTACTCTCACCGCTTCGTCACAGATGTAGAGGGCGTGGGGTGTCCATCTTGCAACACTAGAATGACCGCTGAGGTTGTCTATGTTGGGCCTAGAGTGGTAGCGTCGGGATCGGACGGTGGAGGTGGTTGCGTTAAGGGTGTGGTGacttatatggtaatggatgatTTGGCTGTGAAGCCCATGTCTACCATATCAGGCATTGCTTTACTTGCCAAGTTCCAAGTTAAGGATGTAAGTGCACTCGAGGAGAAGGTTGTGGAAGTGGGGTTCGATGAG GGTTTGGCTCTCTTAAGGGCTTCCTTGGAGTCGAAGACGGCACTCAATGACATCTTTGGAGTAAAGTCGGAGAAAGTGCATGTGGTGTAA